In one Chitinophaga sancti genomic region, the following are encoded:
- the hemF gene encoding oxygen-dependent coproporphyrinogen oxidase, which produces MSVKDKFISFIHQLQDDICAALEKIDGKATFREDRWERPGGGGGKTRVIADGHVFEKGGVNTSVVSGELPEVMAKQFGVNGGQFMACGISLVIHPLNPYVPTVHANWRYFELYDANGSVKDSWFGGGADLTPYYLDEADGKHFHHTFKNACDPFGAELYPLYKKQCDEYFVNKHRNNETRGIGGIFYDYLRPDANRTAEDLYLFSKSTGEAFITAYLPIVEKTKDLPYTTANKDWQEYRRGRYVEFNLIHDRGTLFGLKTNGRIESILMSLPPRARWEYDYHPEPGSPEAKMVEYLQPREWA; this is translated from the coding sequence ATGAGCGTTAAAGACAAATTCATTTCTTTTATACATCAGCTGCAGGACGATATCTGTGCAGCGCTGGAAAAGATAGACGGGAAGGCTACTTTCCGCGAAGATCGCTGGGAACGCCCCGGTGGCGGTGGTGGTAAAACCCGCGTGATTGCAGATGGTCATGTGTTTGAAAAAGGCGGTGTGAACACTTCTGTCGTTTCAGGTGAATTGCCGGAAGTAATGGCGAAACAGTTTGGTGTAAACGGTGGCCAGTTCATGGCCTGCGGCATCTCCCTGGTGATTCATCCGCTGAATCCTTATGTACCTACGGTGCATGCTAACTGGCGCTACTTTGAGCTGTATGACGCGAACGGTAGTGTGAAAGATAGCTGGTTTGGTGGAGGTGCAGATCTGACACCGTATTACCTGGATGAAGCAGATGGGAAACACTTTCACCATACTTTCAAAAATGCCTGCGATCCTTTTGGTGCTGAGTTGTATCCGCTTTATAAAAAACAATGCGATGAATACTTTGTGAACAAACATCGCAATAATGAAACCCGTGGTATAGGCGGTATTTTCTACGATTATTTACGCCCGGATGCCAACAGAACTGCAGAAGACCTGTATCTGTTCTCCAAATCGACCGGCGAAGCATTCATCACTGCTTACCTGCCGATCGTAGAAAAAACAAAAGACTTACCTTACACCACTGCCAATAAAGACTGGCAGGAATACAGGAGAGGTCGTTATGTAGAATTCAACCTGATCCATGACAGGGGTACCTTATTCGGCCTCAAAACCAATGGCAGAATTGAATCTATCTTAATGAGCTTACCACCCAGGGCCCGCTGGGAATACGATTATCACCCGGAACCAGGTAGTCCTGAAGCCAAAATGGTGGAGTACCTGCAACCCCGTGAATGGGCCTAA
- a CDS encoding glycosyltransferase family 2 protein, with translation MLNNKKIVVVLPAYNAALTLEKTYQEIPFDIVDEVVLVDDASKDETVAVGKALGIRHIIRHDNNKGYGGNQKSCYNKALELGADIVIMLHPDYQYTPKLIIAMSSIIANDVYPVVLGSRILGKGALKGGMPLYKYFFNRFLTLFQNLLMNEKLSEYHTGYRAFSATVLRNINYMADNDDFIFDNEMLSQVFMKGYEIGEVTCPTKYFDEASSINFKRSAIYGLGVLRVSLQHCFHKMGLIRAKIY, from the coding sequence ATGCTGAATAATAAAAAGATAGTGGTGGTATTGCCTGCCTACAATGCCGCATTAACACTGGAAAAAACTTATCAGGAAATACCATTTGATATAGTGGATGAGGTAGTACTGGTCGATGATGCCAGTAAAGACGAGACTGTTGCTGTCGGAAAGGCACTGGGTATCCGCCATATCATCCGCCATGATAACAACAAAGGTTATGGCGGGAACCAGAAATCATGTTATAACAAAGCCCTGGAATTAGGTGCGGATATTGTAATCATGTTACATCCTGATTACCAATACACTCCAAAGCTAATTATTGCCATGAGCTCCATTATTGCGAATGATGTTTACCCGGTAGTACTGGGATCCAGGATCCTGGGTAAAGGAGCCTTAAAGGGTGGGATGCCGCTCTATAAGTATTTCTTTAACCGCTTCCTGACCCTGTTCCAGAACCTGCTCATGAACGAAAAGCTGAGTGAATACCACACCGGTTATCGTGCATTTTCAGCAACAGTACTCAGGAATATCAACTATATGGCTGACAACGATGATTTTATCTTCGATAATGAGATGTTGTCACAGGTCTTTATGAAAGGATACGAAATAGGGGAGGTGACCTGTCCTACCAAGTATTTTGATGAAGCATCCAGTATTAACTTTAAAAGAAGTGCGATCTACGGATTAGGGGTTTTGCGTGTATCATTGCAACACTGCTTCCATAAAATGGGGCTGATCCGGGCGAAAATTTATTAA
- the hemB gene encoding porphobilinogen synthase, protein MIRRNRILRANPAIRAMVAETILRPSDFIAPLFIVEGNNVKEEIISMPGYFRYSLDLIVTEVKELWSLGVKSVLLFVMVPDNLKDNKGTEAVNPDGLMQRSIKAIKAAVPGMVVMTDVALDPYSIHGHDGIVEGEQIVNDATVEVLTRMSLSHAQAGADFVAPSDMMDGRILAIRNILEENGFVNTGIMAYSAKYASCFYGPFRDALDSAPGFGDKKTYQMDYANSTEAILETQQDIEQGADIVMVKPALAYLDIIRLLKDNVHVPISAYHVSGEYAMIKAAAQKGWLDENKTILETLTSIKRAGASLIATYFAKDAAKLLQ, encoded by the coding sequence ATGATTCGCCGTAACAGAATTCTGAGAGCTAATCCCGCCATACGTGCTATGGTTGCGGAAACGATTTTAAGGCCGAGCGATTTCATTGCCCCCTTATTCATAGTAGAGGGAAATAACGTGAAAGAAGAGATCATTTCCATGCCGGGGTATTTCCGGTATTCACTGGATCTGATTGTGACTGAAGTAAAGGAGCTGTGGAGCCTGGGTGTGAAGAGTGTATTGCTGTTCGTAATGGTTCCTGATAACCTGAAAGATAATAAAGGTACTGAAGCTGTAAATCCTGATGGACTGATGCAGCGCAGTATCAAAGCCATCAAGGCTGCTGTACCGGGTATGGTAGTAATGACGGATGTTGCACTGGATCCTTATTCTATCCATGGCCATGATGGCATTGTGGAAGGTGAGCAGATTGTAAACGATGCAACAGTAGAAGTGCTGACCCGCATGAGCCTGAGCCATGCACAGGCAGGTGCTGATTTCGTAGCACCAAGTGATATGATGGACGGCCGCATCCTGGCTATCCGCAATATCCTGGAAGAAAATGGTTTTGTGAATACAGGCATCATGGCATATAGTGCCAAGTACGCATCCTGTTTCTATGGCCCCTTCCGCGATGCGCTGGATTCTGCACCAGGTTTTGGTGATAAGAAAACTTACCAGATGGATTATGCGAACTCCACAGAAGCCATCCTGGAAACGCAGCAGGATATAGAACAAGGCGCGGATATTGTAATGGTAAAACCGGCATTGGCTTACCTGGATATTATCCGGCTACTGAAAGATAATGTACATGTGCCCATCAGTGCTTACCATGTGAGCGGAGAATACGCGATGATCAAGGCGGCAGCACAAAAAGGATGGCTGGATGAAAACAAGACTATCCTCGAAACGCTGACCAGCATTAAACGTGCAGGAGCGAGCCTGATAGCTACTTATTTTGCGAAAGACGCAGCTAAATTATTACAATAA
- a CDS encoding O-methyltransferase: MNVQWQLAKKYLNYYFTAGNRHDVHSPFVYSLIEDVLRDISQPADYKAVEQLRKELLSSNETLQVTDLGAGSLMNAGNERAVRDITKHAAKPPKFGQLFYRLIKYYQPKYLLELGTSMGLSTSYMAKAAAPDAKVYTIEGCPNIAAKAGRNFQSLGLQNVTQRVGNFDHVLAGVLDELPQVDYVFIDGNHRSVPTLEYFEQCLAKAHDHSIFIFDDIHWTPDMEQAWKTIQDHPRVTFTIDLFFIGLVFFLPDMKIKQHFVLKY, translated from the coding sequence ATGAATGTACAGTGGCAACTTGCTAAAAAATACCTGAATTATTATTTCACAGCCGGTAACCGGCATGATGTACACTCCCCGTTTGTGTATTCATTGATCGAAGATGTATTGAGGGATATAAGCCAACCTGCGGATTATAAGGCAGTTGAACAACTGCGGAAGGAACTGCTCAGTAGTAATGAAACCCTGCAGGTGACTGACCTGGGAGCGGGCTCTCTCATGAATGCCGGCAATGAGCGGGCTGTGAGGGATATTACAAAGCATGCGGCCAAGCCGCCTAAATTTGGGCAGCTATTTTACCGGCTCATAAAGTATTATCAGCCAAAATATTTGCTGGAATTAGGTACTTCCATGGGATTGTCCACTTCTTATATGGCAAAGGCAGCTGCTCCCGATGCTAAGGTCTATACCATAGAAGGATGTCCGAATATTGCTGCCAAAGCAGGGCGGAATTTTCAATCACTGGGATTACAGAATGTGACCCAGCGGGTAGGGAATTTTGACCATGTACTGGCAGGTGTGCTGGATGAGTTGCCACAGGTGGATTATGTGTTTATTGATGGTAACCACCGTTCAGTACCTACGCTGGAATACTTTGAACAGTGCCTGGCTAAAGCACATGATCATTCCATCTTTATCTTTGATGATATTCACTGGACGCCGGATATGGAGCAGGCCTGGAAAACGATCCAGGATCATCCACGGGTAACTTTTACAATCGATCTGTTCTTTATCGGGCTGGTGTTTTTCCTGCCGGATATGAAAATAAAACAGCATTTCGTGTTGAAATATTAA
- the hemL gene encoding glutamate-1-semialdehyde 2,1-aminomutase, producing MYEQSKKLFEQAKNVIPGGVNSPVRAFKGVGGTPLFMKSAKGAYLYDVDGNRYIDYINSWGPMILGHAYEPVIDAIKEYAGYSTSFGAPTELETKIAELIVSMVPNIDMVRMVNSGTEACMSAMRVARGYTGRNKFIKFTGNYHGHADAFLVNAGSGVATLGIQSVPGVTQTVAEDTLTVPYNNLPAVENLVKEYPDQIAAIIVEPVAGNMGCILPQQGFLDGLRYICDEHNILLIFDEVMTGFRLARGGVQELFNIKADLVTFGKIIGAGMPVGAFAGRKEIMENVAPAGKVYQAGTLSGNPIAMIAGYTLLQTLNDNPDIYRQLAEKTAYLSGGLQSVLNAAGIVHQVNSIGSMLSVHFAEYPIIDFDAASGANNELFRRFFHSMLEKGIYLPPSAFESWFVSNALTIEDLDATIAAAKSAIESLK from the coding sequence ATGTACGAGCAAAGCAAGAAACTTTTCGAACAAGCTAAAAATGTCATTCCCGGTGGTGTGAATTCTCCTGTACGCGCCTTCAAAGGAGTAGGTGGTACACCTCTTTTTATGAAGAGCGCTAAGGGGGCATACCTTTACGATGTAGATGGCAACAGATACATTGATTATATCAATTCATGGGGTCCGATGATCCTGGGTCATGCTTATGAACCAGTGATCGACGCCATTAAGGAATATGCCGGCTATTCCACTTCTTTCGGTGCGCCGACAGAACTGGAGACTAAGATTGCGGAGCTGATCGTGAGCATGGTACCCAACATTGATATGGTGCGTATGGTCAACTCAGGTACAGAAGCCTGTATGAGTGCTATGCGCGTGGCAAGGGGTTATACCGGCCGCAATAAGTTCATCAAATTCACAGGTAACTACCACGGTCATGCCGATGCATTTCTCGTAAATGCAGGCAGCGGGGTGGCTACCTTAGGGATACAATCTGTGCCGGGCGTTACGCAAACTGTTGCAGAAGATACGTTGACCGTTCCTTACAATAATTTACCGGCTGTGGAAAATTTAGTGAAGGAATATCCTGACCAGATAGCCGCGATAATCGTAGAACCGGTAGCGGGCAACATGGGCTGTATCCTTCCCCAGCAAGGGTTTTTGGATGGGCTCCGTTACATCTGTGATGAACACAATATACTGCTCATTTTTGACGAGGTGATGACAGGTTTCCGTTTGGCCAGAGGAGGTGTGCAGGAACTGTTCAATATTAAAGCAGATTTGGTTACCTTTGGCAAGATAATTGGCGCAGGGATGCCTGTAGGAGCCTTCGCCGGACGTAAGGAAATCATGGAAAATGTAGCACCTGCTGGTAAAGTCTACCAGGCAGGAACATTGAGCGGCAATCCTATAGCCATGATAGCTGGTTATACACTATTGCAGACGTTAAACGACAATCCTGACATCTACCGGCAACTGGCAGAAAAAACAGCATACCTCTCAGGTGGTTTACAATCAGTATTAAATGCGGCTGGCATCGTTCATCAGGTAAATAGCATTGGCTCAATGCTGAGTGTGCATTTCGCAGAATATCCTATTATTGATTTTGACGCAGCCTCCGGCGCAAACAACGAATTATTCAGACGATTCTTCCATTCAATGTTAGAAAAAGGTATTTATCTGCCACCTTCTGCATTTGAAAGCTGGTTCGTAAGTAATGCTTTGACAATCGAAGACCTGGACGCAACAATTGCAGCTGCAAAAAGCGCAATTGAGTCTCTCAAATAG
- a CDS encoding M48 family metallopeptidase: MQKKFLFLGVSVAMMMSCASVPITGRRQLNLIPESTMQSMALTEYKTFLTENKTVTTAGNKDADMVKRVGARISAAVTQYMTQNNMGNEVASYKWEFNLVDNKEVNAWCMPGGKVVVYTGLLPVTQNETSLACVMGHEIAHAIARHGNERMSQQLVSQGIEIAGSVALNKNPQAQNIFLQSFGVGGNLGLLAFSRQNELEADHLGVIFMAMAGYNPQEAIPFWQRMAAASASSSKPMELMSTHPSDERRIAQLQNLMPEAMKYYKPVK, from the coding sequence ATGCAAAAAAAATTCCTGTTTCTTGGAGTGAGTGTAGCAATGATGATGAGCTGTGCGAGTGTACCTATCACTGGTCGCAGGCAGTTAAACCTGATTCCTGAAAGCACCATGCAGTCCATGGCGCTGACAGAGTATAAGACCTTTTTGACGGAAAACAAAACCGTTACCACTGCCGGCAACAAGGATGCTGACATGGTAAAGAGAGTGGGTGCACGTATCAGCGCTGCCGTAACCCAGTACATGACCCAGAATAACATGGGGAATGAAGTAGCGAGTTATAAATGGGAATTCAACCTGGTGGATAATAAAGAGGTGAATGCATGGTGTATGCCGGGTGGTAAAGTAGTGGTGTATACCGGCCTGTTGCCGGTAACACAGAACGAAACTTCACTGGCTTGTGTAATGGGGCATGAAATTGCGCACGCGATTGCAAGACATGGTAATGAGCGTATGAGCCAGCAGCTGGTATCACAGGGCATTGAAATTGCTGGATCTGTTGCGCTGAACAAGAATCCACAGGCACAAAATATCTTCCTGCAGTCTTTTGGTGTAGGCGGTAACTTAGGTCTGCTGGCGTTTTCAAGGCAGAATGAGCTGGAAGCAGATCACCTGGGTGTGATCTTTATGGCAATGGCCGGGTACAATCCACAGGAAGCAATTCCTTTCTGGCAAAGAATGGCAGCGGCAAGTGCAAGCAGCAGCAAGCCAATGGAGCTGATGAGTACACACCCGAGCGATGAGCGTAGAATTGCGCAGTTGCAGAACCTGATGCCGGAGGCAATGAAGTATTATAAACCAGTAAAATAA
- the prmA gene encoding 50S ribosomal protein L11 methyltransferase — protein MTHTAITLTCTDEIKDILIAELSEKGFDGFEEQGATLVAYIPEKNFNEGAVNALTSQYGVNYTRDTVEQQNWNAVWESNFQPVLVDNFCGIRASFHESFNPAPLHEIVITPKMSFGTGHHATTASMIKLMQGIEFRGRKVFDFGTGTGILAILAAKMGAAVIDAIDIDTWSVENTKENIENNGALAVKVWQSDTLKNIRNTYHIVLANINRNILLEFMADMRRLLERDGILLLSGILKEDEPAILEAARQNGLVLDTLLDKDNWLAMKLLARK, from the coding sequence ATGACACATACAGCTATTACCCTTACCTGTACCGATGAGATAAAAGATATTCTTATAGCTGAGTTATCTGAAAAAGGGTTTGACGGGTTTGAAGAACAAGGGGCTACACTGGTAGCATATATTCCGGAAAAGAATTTTAATGAGGGAGCCGTCAATGCGCTCACGAGCCAGTATGGTGTAAATTACACACGTGATACGGTAGAACAGCAGAACTGGAATGCCGTGTGGGAAAGTAATTTCCAACCCGTATTGGTAGACAACTTTTGTGGTATCAGGGCTTCTTTCCATGAGTCTTTTAACCCTGCTCCACTACACGAAATCGTCATCACGCCTAAAATGTCTTTCGGCACTGGTCATCATGCCACTACTGCATCCATGATCAAACTGATGCAGGGCATAGAGTTCCGTGGCAGGAAAGTATTTGATTTTGGTACCGGAACCGGTATCCTGGCCATCCTTGCTGCCAAAATGGGCGCTGCTGTAATAGATGCGATCGATATTGATACCTGGTCAGTAGAAAACACAAAGGAGAACATTGAGAACAATGGTGCCCTTGCGGTGAAGGTTTGGCAATCAGATACCCTGAAGAACATCCGGAACACTTACCATATCGTGTTAGCTAATATCAACAGGAACATCCTCCTGGAGTTCATGGCGGATATGCGCAGATTGCTGGAAAGAGACGGTATCCTGCTGCTGAGCGGCATTCTGAAGGAAGATGAACCTGCTATCCTGGAAGCTGCAAGACAGAATGGTTTGGTGCTGGACACCCTACTTGATAAGGATAATTGGCTGGCAATGAAATTATTAGCCAGGAAGTAG
- a CDS encoding NIPSNAP family protein — MKIPQTLKNARYFLNGNNFNVLCLFFFLLPRMTQAHPVPPKKEYYSLLVYHLKDKGQEAILDNYCQQALLPYLHKQGFGKIGVFKPITNDTTVYILIPSSNLEKLLKWPENALKDAAYLQNGKEYVAAAWDHPVYSRMETVILEAFPEMQQMAVPNVKDTGAIYELRSYEGPTERLYQNKVEMFNKGNEVGIFKRLGFNAVFYASVVSGSRMPNLMYMTSFVSRAEREAHWKAFGADAEWKKLIGDSYYAHNVSHQDIILCHAATYSDY, encoded by the coding sequence ATGAAAATTCCACAAACATTGAAAAACGCCCGCTATTTCTTAAACGGAAACAATTTTAATGTGCTTTGCCTGTTCTTTTTCCTCCTGCCCCGGATGACACAGGCACATCCTGTACCACCAAAAAAGGAATACTATAGTTTGCTGGTATATCATCTGAAAGATAAAGGGCAGGAGGCCATACTGGACAATTACTGCCAGCAGGCCCTGCTACCTTATTTACATAAACAGGGATTTGGTAAAATTGGTGTGTTTAAGCCCATCACAAACGATACAACTGTTTACATACTGATTCCTTCATCAAACCTGGAAAAGCTGCTGAAATGGCCTGAAAATGCCCTGAAAGACGCAGCATACCTGCAAAACGGGAAGGAGTATGTAGCAGCTGCCTGGGATCACCCCGTTTATAGCAGGATGGAAACAGTTATCCTGGAGGCATTTCCTGAAATGCAGCAAATGGCAGTGCCGAATGTAAAAGATACCGGGGCTATCTATGAATTGCGTAGTTATGAGGGGCCAACAGAGCGTTTGTACCAGAATAAGGTGGAGATGTTCAATAAAGGTAACGAGGTAGGGATATTTAAACGCTTAGGCTTTAATGCGGTGTTTTATGCAAGTGTGGTGAGTGGGAGCAGGATGCCGAACCTGATGTATATGACCAGTTTTGTAAGCAGGGCTGAAAGAGAAGCACACTGGAAAGCGTTTGGGGCGGATGCGGAATGGAAGAAGCTGATAGGGGATAGTTATTATGCACATAATGTATCTCACCAGGATATTATTTTGTGCCATGCGGCGACTTATTCAGATTATTAA
- a CDS encoding hydrogen peroxide-inducible genes activator: protein MTTVQLEYIVAVDTYRSFVLAAEKCFVTQPTLSMQIQKLEDELGVKIFDRSKLPVVPTEIGVEIVEQSRIILKENSRIKEIVSGHKKEVQGNLRVGIIPTLAPYLLPRILTGFMKKYPKVKLEIWEYPTEQIVQQLKLEQLDCGLLATPLENPNLEEQPLFYESFVVYAAKTNPLFEKKVVKPEDIDVREVWLLNEGHCMRNQVLNICRDKFTMGEYKNLEYNTGSVETLKRMVDLNAGYTILPELSLQDLSARQMNMVRFFKSPEPVREISLVTHRFFVKQALIAAFKKEILAHVPEKMKAQKNKKVMEINA from the coding sequence ATGACTACCGTTCAACTTGAATATATCGTAGCCGTAGACACCTACCGCAGTTTTGTCCTCGCCGCAGAAAAATGCTTTGTAACGCAGCCTACGCTGAGTATGCAGATCCAGAAGCTGGAGGATGAATTAGGAGTGAAAATCTTTGACAGGAGTAAGCTACCGGTAGTACCTACCGAGATTGGTGTAGAGATAGTCGAGCAATCCCGCATTATACTGAAAGAAAACAGTCGTATCAAAGAGATTGTATCCGGACATAAAAAAGAAGTACAGGGTAATCTTCGTGTAGGCATTATTCCTACACTGGCCCCTTACCTCCTGCCCCGTATCCTCACTGGTTTCATGAAGAAATATCCCAAAGTAAAACTGGAGATATGGGAGTACCCTACAGAGCAAATAGTACAGCAGTTAAAGCTGGAACAACTGGATTGTGGCCTGCTGGCCACGCCGCTGGAGAATCCTAACCTGGAGGAGCAACCATTGTTCTATGAATCTTTTGTGGTATATGCTGCGAAAACAAATCCGCTGTTTGAGAAGAAGGTAGTAAAACCGGAAGATATTGATGTGCGGGAAGTATGGTTGCTGAATGAAGGGCATTGTATGCGGAACCAGGTATTGAATATCTGCCGGGATAAGTTTACGATGGGGGAATACAAAAACCTGGAGTACAATACGGGGAGCGTGGAAACACTGAAAAGAATGGTGGATCTGAATGCGGGATACACAATTTTGCCGGAGTTGTCATTGCAGGATCTGTCTGCAAGGCAGATGAATATGGTACGGTTTTTTAAGTCGCCGGAGCCGGTAAGGGAGATTAGCCTGGTAACACATCGGTTCTTTGTAAAACAGGCGTTAATTGCAGCGTTTAAGAAGGAGATCCTGGCACATGTGCCGGAGAAGATGAAGGCGCAGAAGAATAAGAAGGTAATGGAAATTAATGCATAA
- a CDS encoding carboxylesterase family protein — translation MMKTCFTLLLCLLISLAKAQTSDYSKYSYEEYIHNGDTLRYRMLTPLHYDIHKKYPLIVFLHGSGERGRDNAAQLTHGGALFLQDTIREKYPAFVIFPQLPYDSTWGPITRTESGRMFPPDAPPTVPGRLVGELVDSLNKTGKIETKKVYIGGLSLGGMGTFDLLARYPQKWAAGFPICGAGAVENAKKFKAIPVWIFHGGADPVVPVQGSRDYYEALKKLKAEVKYSEYPGVGHNSWDNAFAEPDLVPWLLSHKRK, via the coding sequence ATGATGAAAACATGTTTTACCCTGTTGTTATGCCTGCTCATCTCTCTCGCCAAGGCACAGACATCCGATTACAGCAAATACAGTTACGAAGAATACATCCATAATGGTGATACGCTTCGCTATCGTATGCTGACACCTTTACACTACGATATCCATAAAAAATATCCCCTCATCGTATTTCTCCATGGTTCAGGTGAACGTGGGCGCGACAACGCTGCACAACTCACACACGGAGGTGCATTGTTCCTGCAGGATACTATCCGCGAAAAATACCCTGCATTCGTGATCTTCCCGCAGCTGCCTTACGACTCTACCTGGGGGCCTATCACGCGAACTGAATCAGGACGTATGTTCCCGCCCGATGCGCCGCCTACTGTTCCGGGAAGATTAGTAGGAGAGCTGGTAGACAGTTTAAACAAAACAGGAAAGATCGAAACGAAGAAAGTATATATCGGAGGCTTATCGCTGGGAGGTATGGGTACATTCGATTTACTGGCCCGTTACCCACAAAAGTGGGCTGCAGGTTTTCCGATCTGTGGGGCAGGTGCCGTGGAAAACGCAAAGAAATTCAAAGCCATTCCTGTCTGGATATTCCATGGTGGTGCGGATCCTGTAGTACCTGTACAGGGATCAAGGGATTATTACGAGGCATTGAAAAAACTAAAAGCAGAAGTAAAATATTCAGAATACCCGGGTGTAGGACACAACAGCTGGGATAATGCTTTTGCAGAACCGGATTTGGTACCCTGGCTACTCTCACACAAGCGTAAATAA
- the plsY gene encoding glycerol-3-phosphate 1-O-acyltransferase PlsY: MTELLLLFCAYLIGSIPTAVWVSKGVFGMDIREYGSGNAGATNTFRVLGPKAGSFVMLVDMIKGVMAVRLALLVGYYQNPDHLTQLVNLQIGLGLAAVVGHIFPIWAGFRGGKGIATLFGLVLAIQPLVAICCVGVFLLILFLTRYVSLSSIIASIAFPILILFIFNEPEKFYRIFAIAVALMVVLTHQKNIFRLLNGNESKVPLFRHRDRK, translated from the coding sequence ATGACAGAATTATTGTTGCTTTTTTGTGCTTATCTGATCGGGTCCATACCAACCGCGGTATGGGTGAGTAAAGGCGTATTTGGTATGGACATCCGGGAATACGGCAGTGGCAATGCCGGTGCAACGAATACTTTCCGTGTGCTGGGTCCAAAAGCCGGGTCATTTGTGATGCTCGTGGATATGATTAAAGGAGTAATGGCAGTACGTCTGGCTTTACTGGTAGGTTATTATCAGAATCCTGATCACCTGACACAGCTGGTAAACCTGCAGATCGGTCTGGGTCTGGCAGCTGTAGTAGGTCATATCTTCCCTATCTGGGCAGGTTTCCGTGGCGGTAAGGGGATCGCTACCCTGTTCGGGCTGGTACTCGCTATTCAGCCACTGGTAGCTATCTGCTGCGTGGGTGTATTCCTGTTGATCCTGTTCCTGACCAGGTATGTATCATTAAGCTCCATCATTGCAAGTATAGCTTTTCCGATCCTGATCCTGTTCATCTTCAATGAACCTGAGAAGTTCTATCGCATCTTTGCAATCGCAGTAGCACTGATGGTCGTATTAACCCATCAGAAGAATATCTTCCGCTTACTGAATGGTAACGAAAGCAAGGTGCCTTTGTTCAGGCACAGAGACAGGAAGTAA